The Gigantopelta aegis isolate Gae_Host chromosome 3, Gae_host_genome, whole genome shotgun sequence genome segment tcTTATTGGAAACAGGAATTGATTCATGTCAAGGGACCTGTAATAGCAGGCATCTTTGATTAGCTTCATTCCGCACAAAATATGCCAATTTTATTGAAATTTCGCACGTTTGAGGTACAATAAATGATTGTGTTTGGTACAGTGATGTTGGTTCAAACCCAACTACATGATTTTACTGGCAAGGTAAAACAACACTTTATGACATCCTGTCACGTGTCTATCTAACCAATGGATGGTATGGCAGTATTCAGTGCTCTATTCAAGGTTTTGGGCGCATCGAATTTTGACCTAGTTAGATTCTAATTGTTATAGTGTTACCTTAAATAGCATTCCTTCCGTGATACAAGGCCTATTATATGAATGCTTCAGACAGATACAAATAGAACGTCACAGACCCTGGTCGCCCTCCAGCAATGGTATGTTCTGAAATCCGGAACATTAATCCTCAAAAGCGCGGATATTAGCGTGCTCCAGATTTCATGGACACTGTGAGAAGCTGCGAATTCTGCATATCATGCATCGACGTGAACCTAAACCTTGACCTACGTACACACCATCAAATAGGTTTTTGATAACACACGCAAATTAGAGGTGGGCTTATTTAGGGCTGAACGTTTTACTGAATAcgtgttattaaataattttgttatttaaatagGTCATGTACACTTAAATGTCAATGAGGAAAGATATTTTCCCTAGAGGCTataagacaaaaaaaataaaataataataaatgttctatttaacgacgcactcaacacattttatttacggtcatatggcgtcagacatatggttaaggaccacacagattttgagaggaaacccgctgtcgccacttcatgggctactctttccgattagcagcaagagatattttatttgcgcttcccacaggcaggatagcacaaaccatggcctttgttgaaccagttatggatcactggtcggtgcaagtggtttacacctacccattgagccttgcggagcactcactcagggtttcgagtcggtatctggattaaaaatcccatgcctcgactgggatccgaacccagtacctaccagcctgtagaccgatggcctaaccacgacgccaccgaggccggtagagaaGATGAATGCTTACATCAGTCTTGGGTCTGACTCATCCGTTACATGATGTGGCAGTAAATCCTGGTTTCCATAAATCAGTAACAGGTCGCTGACTGATACATATcaaccgaacccagtacctaccagcctgtagaccgatggcctaaccatgacgccaccgaggccggtaaacctTGAACTACGTACACACCATCAAATAGGTTTTTGATAACACACGCAAATCAGAGGCGGGCTTATTTAGGGCTGAACATTTGACTGAATacgtattattaaataattttgttatttaaatagGCCATGTACACTTAAATATCAATGAGGAAAGATCGTTTTCCTAGAGGCTATAAGACAATTCAGAGCTGTTATGTTGTTCTACTTTCCTCGTAATTTGTTACATCTGAATTTTCGCAGTCACTAAACTCTGCGGGAATTCGGACTAATGTCTGTGTTGTGAAATCGGCCTATGGGTGTGATTTAGACCGTATAAAGCTTCAACCAAATACAAGTTTCCTAGGTTCCTTGGTGTGATTTTCCACCTGTGAAGCGATCGGTCATCGaatcgatccttctcagtagacccatttgcagtttgggctattttccgttacaaccagtggtccacaacttgttaatcaaaggctgtggtatgtgctgtcctatctgtgggaaagtgcatataaaagaccccttgctgcttattggaaagagtagcctatgtggcagcagcgggtttcctctaaagaaatatgtcagaatggtcatatgtttgacgtccaatagccgatgataagataaaaatcaatgtgctcaagagGTGTGGTAAAATAaaccaaactttactttttttcaaataccTAAGAAGGTACTGCTTCACAACCACCACCGAGCACAGTAAGTATCTTCTTGACGACGGGACGGAATGGGCTCTTACAGCACGCGAATCTATGGAAGACTGTGGATAACAATATTATCCACTCGGCCATTTCAGCaacaatgttaaaattaccGTAAACACGTTTCGCCAGCTATTTATGATAAGAATACTATaaaatatatgcatttttttattttaaaatacaatttcacCTCCTTTCTAAAAAGAAAACATCTTTTAAAACGCGATCGATTCACGAAAAATAAATTGCTTATGTTACATATTATGCGTAAAAATACCGCGTTTGGCATGTcgcttttatattattattattattattattattattattattattattattattattattattattatgtaactcAAATAAGCACAAGTTGTGTTATGTATTTGGCAATAAAATCATCTAGATCAGCCTGTTGCACCCTCAATACTGATCAACTTCGTAAGATATGGCTGTAGAAAACAGGATGTAGAAAAGGATGTAGAAAAGGATGTAGAAAAGTATGTTCGTGTAGGAAAGCATGCATAACATGTTCTGAAATATGCGTCCACTTTACTGCAACATTGCCATTCTGAACACGGGGAGCGACTGAGGGGTGTGACCTCTAACCAGCttattcagtggcggatccagaaaatccatttagagggggggggggggcaaatgacatgaggtggaatgccaagggaactttgggggaggtttggatggggatcgtaaaaaaatgaaaattaatatataataaaattataactatcgcaaaatttaggggggggggccCTGCCCCCCTCTAGATCCGCCTTTGTTATTATACTCTTAATACTGTATATTGTTGACACACATTCTACGTGTattatgtgacataattaaaattacattatactAGATTAACTGTTGtatttttaatcatatttaatcTCAAAGTAACATGACTGTAAAGTgctgtcattaaatatatttttatattacccTGTTGACAtcagaccggccttggtggtgtcgtggttagccatcggtatacaggctggtaggtactggtttcgggtcccagttgaggcatgggatttttaatccagataccgactccaaaccctgagtgagtgttccgcaaggctcaatgggtaggtgtaaaccacttgcaccgaccagtgatccatacctggttcaacaaaggtcatggtttgtgctatcctgaaagtgggaagtgcaaataaaagatcaattgctgcctgtcgtaaaagagtagcctatgtggcgacagcaggtttcctctaaaaaaccagtgtcagaatgaccatatgttggccgatgataagataaaaaaactcaatgtgctctagtggtgtcgttaaataaaacaaactttactttttttactgttgacatcattttatgttttttaggTTATAATTAAGCAAATGCATGGATGTTGTGGTCtgcatgtgtaataacaagtgttatatTCTAAGAAGTCAAATTGCCTATGATTTGGACCAATGTTAGGGAGAAATATTTCTGTAAACAATAGTTTGCCATATAGATAGTAAATAGCTATGTCATATGGTAAAATCCATAAAAACCCATTCCAGTGTCAGCtttcaaattaaagggacagacgctagtttttaaacactacggcatatttttcactattagagccgtttatgatcactgaaatcaatcatcacttatgttttattgtttagattatccatttccgtagaactgaagtgtttttggtcatcctgttgtttctaataccacaaaatgcattaatcatatttttaaaaacgcacgtgcgtccgagaagtagcggttattgattcgagttctagtctatttttaaaggatattttccggttttaacgtcacagactctgcTTTCATTCTGttctaactttatccaaatgtgttacaagtttgtagattaactaaacttagtgtccatttttacgagttgaaactaggatctgcgcctttaatagaggcaatagtttttattttaaggggaaaaatattcttttgaaaaacaaaacctatCCTTTTTCAATAGAATATGCTACAATAATCGTTATACTCGAAGAAAGCACACCAGGGAACCCACGGAACCTTTGATATGCTGTTCCTAATCACATTCAGCAAACTATCCTGAAAAATCTACTACCTTTTTTATGGATGGGTCCACTTTTGATCTAATGCTTCTGGACTGCTATAGGAAATGGAAGAATGGCGTTGCACggaatcatctattctaaatgctgaaatattgaaaaatatactcAATATTATAGGTTTAAATACAAACCGTCAaggtctttttttaattaatttttggcgGTTTTTCTTAATGATTTGATGAGTAACTTGAGGAAACGTCCATACCAAAatgttcatttaaaattaattcgaCATGACACACACAGGCTAACTCActctcattcactcactcacacatacacacggagacacacacacacacacacacacacacacagagagagagagagagagagagagagagagagagagagagagagagagagagagagagagagagagagagagagagagagagagagagagaggggacacagggggtgggagagggagggatggagaAGGGAAGAggagaaagtgtgtgtgtgttgtgcttgtgtgtgtgtgagagagagagagagagagagagagagagagagagagagagagagagagagagagagagagagagagagagagagagagactatagATGCATGCACATACTACATACACACTACACAACATACGCACAGATCCACCAACCAACTTACAAATGAATGGCATTCCAAAGATCAAGGTAGGTACTGTCCAGTCTGTGACAAAGTGGATAGAAAAGACACATTACTGCTTGCCAGTTGACAGAACTGGACATTACATGGTGGCAGCGGGTGACGTCACTCGACATCTCAACCAAGCGTGGTAACAAGTAAataacaccggcctcggtggtgtcgtggttaagccattgggcatatggctggtaggtacagggttcgcagcccagtaccggctgccacccagagcgagttttaacgactcaatggaaaggtgtaagaccactacaccaccttcttcttcttcttcttctctctctctctctctctctctctctctctctctctctctctctctctctctctctctctctctctctctctctctctctctctctctctctctaaccactaaccaactaacaaccaacccattgtcctggacaaacagcccagacagctgatttgcgtgcttgaaacttaattggatataagcacgaaaataatttttaaaaacaagaaagttaattacaaaattatattggCCGCAAACAGCCGCAGTTTTATTAATGTTCTAATGGTATTCCTTTCTCTCTGTTTCAGAAAGTGGTAAGAGGGTGTTTTTAAGACAATACTGTGACGACGAACAGCACCCGGAATGAATTCTTGGTTGCGGGTTTGGGCTCAGTCTGGTGTATTAATTCTTCAGCTGCTCCGACTGCCCGCCGTCAGTGCGCTTTCGCTGTCCACCGCTCCTCACCAAGGACACACTGTTTCGTTGAAGTCTCAGCAACTCTTTAGAAACGGACCATTCCTTTTCCACTACAATCCGTGGCAGGTTTTGCGATGGCCGCTCGCTCACGACATAGCGAGCAAACTTGATAGGTTAACAAATGTTCGCAGCCAGCTGTTCGGCAAGGAAATGGGACTGGCTTCGAAGAAAAAGCCGAGTAAAATATCTAGAAAACGCCAGAAAGAGAAGAGTCTTGTAAACAGCTGGCTCCCCGCGGCCCAGATTAGAAGCGGCCTGCAATATGCATTGCACCCCGAAGTGCTGGATTCCATAGTTTCGTTCGACCACAAGTCTCACTCCACTCCTGGTGTCGCTCAAACGAAAGGACAGAAGGATCCGACCAGAGAAGGACACGGGAAAGACGAAGGTCTTCCTCGGCTGATTTCACCGAGTATCCACAAACTACAGGTGCACAAGAACACCCGGGTACACGACATCAAGTTACTACAACCCACCCACAAGGGAAACCCAACACACAGAAACAGCGGTCTTCCTAAATCTAATGCATTTGAAGGATTCGGCAGTTATCAGTATTTTGATATGATGCCAGCTGACAGCAAGGAACAACAATTCGGGGGGTCGTTCGACATGGGCGGGCCGCACTACTTCAGCGATAGTGACGTCACTCCTCAAGAGCAGGGTGGCGACCTCTGGATGAACGCCGGAAGTGGCCAGATAAAGGGTAGTTTCGGAGCTGTCCAGTCCTTTGAGGGTCATTTTGTGGACGAATCAGTAAGTAAAATTTCTGTTTTCGTGATAATTTTTCGAACAGCGTGATAGCTTAGGATGTTGATTTCAGTAtacggggcggaacgtagcccagctgtaaagcgttcgcttgatgcgcggtccacTTGGcatggatccccgtcggtgggcccattaggctatttctcggccgtggtatgtgcaatcttgtctgtggggtggaaaaaaaaaaaaaaaaaaaggttttatttaacgacgcactcaacacattttattttacggttatatggcgtcagccatatggttaaggaccacacagattttgagaggaaacccgctgtcgccactatatgggctactcttccgattagcagcaagggatcttttatttgcgcttcccacaggcaggatagcacaaaccatggcctttgttgaaccagttatggatcactggtcggtgcaagtggtttacacctacccattgagccttgcggagcactcactcagggtttggagtcggtatctggattaaaaatcccatgcctcaactgggatccgaacccagtacctaccagcctgtagaccgatgacctaccacgacgccaccgaggccggtgtctgtggggtgatgcatataaaagatcccttgctactaatgcaaaaatgtagcgggtttcctttctaagactatacgtcagaattaccaaatgtttgacatccaatagccgatgattaataaatcaatgtgcccaagtggtgttaaataaaacaaacttaaacgtATTTCAGTATACAAACGCCTTGACACAGATATGTATTGACAAAATAGACACTATCTGCAATGTACATTTGATCATGATAAAACTAATATTAGCATAtatatacactcatgtcacctttgtctgcgcggcacaaaagtctgcgcacgttaatgacgttacattacgtcttgaaacaagtgtcggggtatttttgtaaacaaacaaacaacgttaatttaattcactaaATTCACTAAAAATGtgctcattacttgagtttaaaaaacattaaaattaaaataactttagttgtaacacgtttattgttccattgtactgtggcggtgaaacaaatatttttaaatagatattttaactttaaaatataacacaaatgcttaggtgcgcagacttaggtgccaccagtgtatatataattatatattcctACGGATATAGAGAAAATTAAGCAAGCATATAATTACAGAATCGATATAAATATTTGCCATCTTTTATTGGCAAGGCAAACAAAAGAACATGAGCACATTATAATGATAAGTAGGATAATAAGATCAATTCAAACCAGAACATtgctattatttattaaagggacattcccgagttttctacattgtaagatgtttccgaataataaaatacttctacggttaaactaacatattaaatatattttcttgtttagaataacagtgtctgtatattcaaggtgtttctggtcgtcttaatatttctaagaagcccaaactggattttgtcttgaaataatttcgtacgtacgaaaaaatctttattaagaaataaaatgaaatttaacctagtacaaatattagaacgatcagaaacacgtttaatatacagccactaatattttatgcagaatgttttttaattttatatgtaattacagtcgtcaaaaagtctctgttagtccataacatctttaaaactgcagcaaactcaggaatgtccctttaattctaaaacaacagcaacaaaaatgtaataatgaaaGCAGTAAAGATGCGTGATGTTTTCGCGATGTAAgtacatttcttacacaccggttggtgagaacatcatctgatatttttggtgacacatggttgtttacacacgtacgtgtgttaacaatttcaagacacgactggctgctcctagatgaGGCCCAGGTCACCAGTGTGACAttcatccaatgaaaaacaactcggtgaaaatagattacactgtgacgtatagttaatctgacaatcatgtgtcagTGACGCTTAAGTTAgatacaagtgcaacggctgtaaataacttttagtcgaaaaagatgttaaaatgttcttaaaacctggtttttgaggatatgtaagaaatataataatacattcgtgtccgttagataccatttatcatgtattattctctatttcgctcgttagatacattttaaaacaactcgttgtgaaataaatggtacccaacggccactcatgtattatccACTATgtagtgtttgttttaattgcaGAGAGATTGTGACGTAATAGACAAGAAGACGTGTTTTGGCGATGACGACTGCCTGTGTTACGGTCTTTATGAGTGTTCCACCAATCGCTGCGTTCCGCTGTCAGTGTCATCGGCAGGTAAGACGTCAGAATCACTTCACTGTcaccatcattgtcatcatcattatcatggTCTCTGACCGGCTCTGACGAGTCACCGGGCTGTGACGGGGTCTGACGTCACAGAACTAAATGGgtgtataatgaatgaatggatgtttaaagaGACCACAGCACGAAAATACATCGTCTATTGGGTGTCCAACTGTGGTAAAGGCGAACATAATGTGtaatagggtgtatactaccaaatcaaatcctatagacgacaatagtgaCATATATATGGCTAAAACACCTACCTACagcgtatcaattgacataaacatCACCGATATAAATTCTACAACCCCTCACCGTTAAAgtgaaactgaaaaaaaaaatagggtcaagctgctcatttcagagataacgggtagtgtctatgactaccgtagttccgcacaaaatttgagtactttttctTACAGGCACCCCATATATGTTCaaaagcacaaggctacttcaCACAGTGAtactacatgaaataaaattgcatacattttgtgCCTAGAtaaaacctttttacaaccaacacacacatttatcaccagtcaCAAGATGTGTGGTGtttacttctctatcaaaagtcggtgtacctcgaactttatcaagccggaagttatttggtttagtactacctaataCGCAGCCGTCTCAGTACATGGCATTTGTTGTTAGAGGTTgcgtcatcattattatcactgTCACCTATTGTTGCTGCCAGAATTCAACTCTACATCAGGGTTGGGAATGTTTCAGAGGCATCAACCAAGCAACTTAAAGTGACAAACCAACTGTGTAGTGGGAGCTGTGCTCTACCATTTCCCTAGGCCTCTTTTTAGACTTGGCTCCTGGACTACATAGACATTACGAGTATCTGTATCACTTCACTGGCATGAACTATGCTAGTACTGACAGTTTCTCTGTTTTGCACTGATGATTACGAAATATTCAAAAGATACAATTCCTGTATCTTTACCGTCTCTCTCAAAATCTCGTAAGAAAATACCTTCATGAAAGAAAGATTTCGAATTAAATGTAGACGTCTCAACGATGGGATAGGTAACGAAAATAAAGGGCGTGTTCATTTATAAGCACCCCAGCGGCTATTGTGTgacatagtatcaaccaatttatcttttcgactttgcaacatgattgggacggtgcgattgcgaacaagattcatgctatcaagccagtcttgggagagtggcagtcctcctatagacagtgcaggaaggatgaactAGTCTTGTGTCATGCCCGAATCGGTCTTACTTAcctgacccattcatttatcttgaagaaagatcctccacctcaatgtgagcactgtcagtgtactttGACGGCAATGGTTATGGAGACTGCAATgagtggtgtttttgtttgagcATTAACGCGCTGCCGTCATACATACTACTGTTATGCAAATAGCAGGAAGTATCTTTAAATGGCAACTTCTTTCTCAGTTTGCAATTTAGCCATGGTTAACACCATTTCATTGATTTGTCAATACAAATAACGACAACATCCCACTGATGAAGACAAAGGCAGCTTCTCGGTGATATAACTATGATAGTGGCAACgttgtattgatttaataatgaaGATAAATGCAATTCTTCACTTATTTAACAATGGAAATAACAGTAACTATTCATTGActtaacaatgaaaataataacaactcTTCATTTAGTTAACAATGACAATAACAGCAATTCTTCATTAGTTTaacaatgacaataataaaaaatctcttctttgatataaatatgaaaatagcaGCAACTCTTCATGGACTAATGAATGGAAATAACAGAAGAAAACCTCTTCATTgatttaacagtaaaaataacaGCAACTATTCaatgaaaataacaacaattttccATTGATTTCAGTGAAAATAAGTAAGAATTCATTCGTTTAATAATGGTGTTGAATTATCGTCAACTTTAAACAggaaatttaatagttttattttataattaaaaactaaataaccatttaaaataaatttgtctAAAAGCAACACACTACTCTTAAAACAAGGTCAGGCAGTCTTAACACTTTTGTTCTGCTGGCACTATTTAAACCATGCTCTTGGAATCAAGAAAAGTATGTTCTTGTTGAGCTTCTCGAGGCTTAAAAAATGCAAAGAAGTCATCCATCATGTCTGTTATATAAAGTTCACGGGTTCTTTTCCGGTGCACAGACGTTATTTTCTCCTCGTATCACGGCCTACTGGTGGTATAACAAAGTGTTCGAAACTAAGTAACTGTTCTagatcttcttcttcttctttttttctttcttgttttttttttttttttttttttttttctttgttcatcTCCAACTGATTATTTAACTGTCAATCTTgtcttgtgttttgttttatttccacgTTGGCATTTAGTTAACACCTAGACACTTCCTCctggaacagaacagaacagaacagagctTTATTACATCCACGCTGTTTCAAAACGGCGTTTGAGGAAGATACATAATTATAAactgaataaaaattacaagatggtttacaggatgATGAAATAATAGCACTATCTAACTATGCAGGGTAAGGGTTaatattggttagtgagagataagtcgGCACTGTATGTCCATGCAGGGCAGTGGTTAATAGCTGTTAGTTGTTAGAGAGAGATACGTTTGCACTGTATGACCATGCAGGGCAGGGGTTAatagttagttgttagagaGAGACGTTTTCATCGTATGTCCATGCAGGGCAGGGGTTAATAGTTAGTTGTTAAAGAGAGATACGTTTGCACTGTATGTCCATGCAGGGCAGGGGTTAATAGTTAGTTGTTAGAAAGATAAGTTTGCACTGTATGTCCATGCAGGGCAGGGGTTAATAGTTGTTAGAAAGATAAGTTTGCACTATATGTCTATGCAGGGCAGGGGTTAATAGCTagttgttagagagagagataggttTGCACTGTATGTCCACGTAGGGCAGGGGTTAatagttagttgttagagaGAGATACGTTTGCACTGTATGTTCATGCAGGGCAGGGGTTAATAGTTAGTTGTTATAGAGAGATACGTTTGCACTGTATGTCCATGCAGGGCAGGGGTTAatagttagttgttagagaGAGATAGGTTTGCACTGTATGTCCACGTAGGGCAGGGGTTAatagttagttgttagagaGAGATACGTTTGCACTGTATGTTCATGCAGGGCAGGGGTTAATAGTTAGTTGTTATAGAGAGATACGTTTGCACTGTATGTCCATGCAGGGCAGGGGTTAatagttagttgttagagaGAGATAGGTTTGCACTGTATGTCCATGCAGGGCAGGGGTTAATAGTCAGTTGTTAGAGAGTGATACGTCTGCACTGTATGTCCATGCAGGGAAGGGGTTAATAGTTAGTTGTTAGAAAGAGATACGTTTGCACTGTATGTCCATGCAGGGCAGGGGTTAATAGTTGTTAGA includes the following:
- the LOC121391265 gene encoding uncharacterized protein LOC121391265, which gives rise to MNSWLRVWAQSGVLILQLLRLPAVSALSLSTAPHQGHTVSLKSQQLFRNGPFLFHYNPWQVLRWPLAHDIASKLDRLTNVRSQLFGKEMGLASKKKPSKISRKRQKEKSLVNSWLPAAQIRSGLQYALHPEVLDSIVSFDHKSHSTPGVAQTKGQKDPTREGHGKDEGLPRLISPSIHKLQVHKNTRVHDIKLLQPTHKGNPTHRNSGLPKSNAFEGFGSYQYFDMMPADSKEQQFGGSFDMGGPHYFSDSDVTPQEQGGDLWMNAGSGQIKGSFGAVQSFEGHFVDESRDCDVIDKKTCFGDDDCLCYGLYECSTNRCVPLSVSSADTSNPLGGFWHEEPMEIMKKRKSSKAMKIK